TCCACGCCGGACGGACGGACGAGCTGTCCCTGCGCGCCACCGTTCCCGCGCTGTGGCGGGCGTGGCGGGAGGGCCGGCCCCTCGCGCAGGCGGTCGACGAGGCGGCAGAGAAGGCGGCAGGGGAGGCGGCAGGGGAGGCGGCAGGGGAGTCGGCCCGGCAGCCCGCGCCGAGCGGGCAGGGCGCAGCTCCGGTCTTCACGGGCGTGAGGGGTGGCATGGCGGGCATCGTCGACGCGGCCGTCGAGGTCCTGCGTCGCGGTGGTGCCGAGGTGCGGACGGGCACTCTCGTCACCGGCCTCGCGCGCTCGGGCGCCGGCTGGGTGGTGGACGTCGCGGTCGGCGGCCCCCACGGCACCTCCGAGCGGCTGACGGCCGACGCGGTCGTCGTCGCGCTGCCCACCCGTCCTGCGGCGCGTCTGCTGGCGGCGGTCGCGCCCGAGGCCGGCGACCTCCTCGACGCCGTGCCGGTCGTCTCGGTCGCGACGGTGGCGCTCGCCGTCGCCTCGCCCGTCCCGGAGCGCTCCGGGCTCCTCGTGCCGCCGCACGAGGCGGAGGCCGCCGGTGTGCGCGCCAAGGCGGTGACCTTCAGCACGCGGAAGTGGGGGTGGCTCGCGGACGAGGCCGGCGACCGCGAGGTCGTCCGGGTGTCCTTCGGGCGGCGCGAGGAGGAAGAGGTGCTCCGGTGCCCCGACGCCGACCTCGTCGACCTCGCGGCCGGGGACCTCGCGAGGTTGCTCGCCGTGGACGGGCTCCCCGCGCCCGTCGTCGTCGACGGGCACGTCGCGCGCTGGGGCGGGGCGCTGCCGCAGCACACCGTCGGTCACGCCGCCCGGGTGGAGAGGATCCGGCGGGTGGTGTCCGGCGTCGGCGGGCTCGCCGTCGCCGGCGGCTGGGTCGACGGGGTCGG
This genomic window from Aquipuribacter nitratireducens contains:
- the hemG gene encoding protoporphyrinogen oxidase → MSGSRVVVLGGGVSGLSAALDLVDAGADVTVVEARAEPGGLLHRERVAGVPVDVGVEAVLARRPEGVDLVRRVGLGDRLVAPTAAAPGVWRRDGVRSLPRGTVMGVPGTGTDLSGVLTPEEVARTRSVMTRAAGARARRAPVGPPGSDTGQDVDVDVASVVTREVGPHVLDVLVEPLLGGVHAGRTDELSLRATVPALWRAWREGRPLAQAVDEAAEKAAGEAAGEAAGESARQPAPSGQGAAPVFTGVRGGMAGIVDAAVEVLRRGGAEVRTGTLVTGLARSGAGWVVDVAVGGPHGTSERLTADAVVVALPTRPAARLLAAVAPEAGDLLDAVPVVSVATVALAVASPVPERSGLLVPPHEAEAAGVRAKAVTFSTRKWGWLADEAGDREVVRVSFGRREEEEVLRCPDADLVDLAAGDLARLLAVDGLPAPVVVDGHVARWGGALPQHTVGHAARVERIRRVVSGVGGLAVAGGWVDGVGVPACIASGRAAAAALAGATPAQRRGRAGILPA